A single region of the Streptomyces sp. ITFR-16 genome encodes:
- a CDS encoding GNAT family N-acetyltransferase, with protein MGMSVIISTASAQDAEQILKLQYLCFQSEAELYGNYRIEPLVQTLDSLRAEIATNLVFVARLGEEVVGSVRGAAGPEGTGQIGRLCVHPRLQGHGLGARLLNAAEAGLTDRCAATRFRLHTGHRSESNLRLYQRAGYAAVGNATGSDGVQMILLEKEAAAAAYVASA; from the coding sequence ATGGGCATGAGCGTGATCATCTCGACGGCGAGCGCACAGGACGCCGAACAGATCTTGAAGCTCCAGTACCTCTGTTTTCAGAGCGAGGCGGAGCTGTACGGGAATTACCGCATCGAACCCCTCGTCCAGACCCTGGACTCGCTGCGCGCCGAGATAGCGACGAACCTGGTGTTCGTCGCACGGCTCGGCGAGGAGGTCGTCGGTTCGGTACGGGGCGCGGCGGGACCGGAGGGCACCGGCCAGATCGGCCGGCTCTGCGTCCACCCCCGGCTCCAGGGCCACGGCCTCGGCGCCCGGCTGCTGAACGCGGCGGAGGCGGGGCTCACCGACCGGTGCGCGGCCACCCGCTTCCGGCTGCACACCGGCCATCGCAGCGAGAGCAATCTGCGGCTCTACCAGCGCGCGGGCTACGCGGCCGTGGGCAACGCCACCGGCAGCGACGGGGTCCAGATGATCCTGCTGGAGAAGGAGGCCGCGGCCGCCGCCTATGTGGCGAGCGCCTGA
- a CDS encoding ATP-binding cassette domain-containing protein: MITTTGLTKVYQSRDREVTALDGVDLHVREGEVYGVIGQSGAGKSSLIRCVNLLERPTSGTVTVAGQDLTALAGRGRRAGKELREARSRIGMVFQHFNLLASRTVQGNIELPLEILGVAGRERSRKALELLDLVGLADKAKSYPGQLSGGQKQRVGIARALAGDPKVLLSDEATSALDPETTRSILQLLRDLNRQLGLTVLLITHEMDVVKTICDSAALMQKGRVVESGTVGELLATPGSELAHELFPVGGTASGPDATVVDVTFHGEAAARPVISQLSRTYNIDISILGAAMDTVGGRQIGRMRIELPGRFEENVVPIGFLREQGLQAEIVGAEPVVIPAPLTKEVAK, encoded by the coding sequence GTGATCACCACTACGGGCCTCACGAAGGTCTACCAGTCGCGCGACCGCGAGGTCACCGCTCTGGACGGCGTCGACCTGCATGTCCGCGAGGGCGAGGTGTACGGCGTCATCGGCCAGAGCGGCGCCGGCAAATCCTCCCTGATCCGCTGCGTCAACCTGCTGGAACGCCCCACCTCCGGCACCGTGACCGTCGCCGGCCAGGACCTGACGGCCCTTGCCGGCCGGGGCCGCCGGGCCGGCAAGGAGCTGCGCGAGGCGCGCAGCCGTATCGGCATGGTCTTCCAGCACTTCAACCTGCTGGCCTCCCGCACCGTCCAGGGCAACATCGAGCTCCCGCTGGAGATCCTCGGCGTCGCCGGGCGCGAACGGTCCCGCAAGGCCCTCGAACTCCTCGACCTGGTCGGCCTCGCCGACAAGGCCAAGTCCTACCCCGGGCAGCTCTCCGGCGGCCAGAAGCAGCGCGTCGGCATCGCCCGCGCCCTCGCCGGCGACCCCAAGGTGCTCCTCTCCGACGAGGCGACCTCGGCCCTGGACCCCGAGACCACCCGCTCCATCCTCCAGCTGCTGCGCGACCTCAACCGGCAGCTCGGCCTCACCGTCCTGCTCATCACGCACGAGATGGACGTCGTCAAGACCATCTGCGACTCCGCCGCGCTGATGCAGAAGGGCCGTGTCGTCGAGTCCGGCACCGTCGGCGAACTGCTCGCCACCCCCGGCTCCGAGCTGGCCCACGAGCTGTTCCCGGTCGGCGGCACTGCCTCCGGCCCCGACGCCACGGTCGTCGACGTCACCTTCCACGGCGAGGCCGCCGCCCGCCCGGTGATCTCGCAGCTCTCCCGTACGTACAACATCGACATCTCGATCCTGGGCGCCGCGATGGACACCGTCGGCGGCCGGCAGATCGGCCGGATGCGCATCGAGCTGCCCGGCCGGTTCGAGGAGAACGTCGTGCCCATCGGCTTCCTGCGCGAGCAGGGCCTCCAGGCCGAGATCGTCGGGGCCGAACCCGTCGTCATCCCCGCACCGCTCACCAAGGAGGTGGCGAAGTGA
- a CDS encoding sigma-70 family RNA polymerase sigma factor produces the protein MTLVDLQPAPPALLPAPGFSAAVRTLYPLVSAEARAETEAAATGAAVDPADLEQTVWLRLLERLAHQGPPPDPARWVRDTVRAEARRARRTARRERPYRDECTPDPAGCPERAALGADQRRLLRAAVERLPAPCARLLSAMFAPGDPTYREIAGELGMSQGSLGPIRSRCLGCLRRMLPAEVVAPELRGKER, from the coding sequence ATGACGCTTGTCGATCTTCAACCGGCCCCGCCCGCCCTCCTTCCGGCCCCGGGCTTCTCCGCCGCGGTCCGCACCCTGTATCCGCTGGTCAGCGCGGAGGCGAGGGCCGAGACCGAAGCGGCCGCCACCGGTGCGGCGGTCGATCCCGCCGACCTCGAACAGACCGTCTGGCTGCGGCTGCTGGAACGCCTCGCCCACCAGGGCCCGCCCCCGGATCCCGCCCGCTGGGTGCGCGACACCGTCCGCGCGGAGGCCCGCCGGGCCCGCCGCACCGCCCGGCGCGAGCGCCCGTACCGCGACGAGTGCACCCCGGACCCGGCCGGCTGTCCGGAGCGCGCCGCCCTCGGTGCCGACCAACGCCGCCTGCTGCGCGCCGCCGTGGAGCGGCTTCCCGCGCCCTGTGCCCGCTTACTGAGCGCGATGTTCGCGCCGGGCGATCCCACCTACCGCGAAATCGCAGGGGAGTTGGGTATGTCACAGGGGAGTTTGGGCCCGATCCGTTCCCGTTGCCTTGGATGTCTGCGCAGAATGCTGCCGGCGGAGGTTGTAGCTCCTGAACTGCGGGGAAAGGAGCGGTAG
- a CDS encoding aldo/keto reductase: MPFARLATATTPTAHIGLGLAAVGRPGYINLHRDRDLPGDRSVEELRARTHELLDAAYAQGVRYFDAARSYGRSEEFLAGWLAARPEVRDVVVGSKWGYTYTAGWKADAETPHEVKDHSLAAYERQRAETGELLGDRLDLYQIHSVTPDSPALTDKELQARLAALAAEGVSVGLSTSGPAQADAIRAALTVTVDGEPLFRTVQATYNALETSAGPALAEAHDAGLTVIVKEAMANGRLAGTEAPAVVREIAGEEGLGSDAVALALVLHQPWAGVVLSGAATVGQLSGNLHAAVLDLDEERRARLDALVEEPEAYWRHRASLPWS, encoded by the coding sequence ATGCCGTTCGCCCGACTTGCCACAGCGACCACTCCGACCGCCCACATCGGGCTCGGCCTGGCAGCGGTCGGCAGGCCCGGCTACATCAACCTCCACCGCGACCGCGACCTGCCCGGCGACCGCTCGGTGGAGGAACTGCGCGCCCGTACGCACGAACTCCTCGACGCCGCCTACGCGCAGGGCGTCCGCTACTTCGACGCGGCCCGCTCCTACGGCCGCTCCGAGGAGTTCCTCGCCGGCTGGCTGGCCGCCCGGCCCGAGGTCCGCGACGTCGTCGTCGGCAGCAAATGGGGCTACACCTACACCGCCGGCTGGAAGGCCGACGCCGAGACGCCGCACGAGGTCAAAGACCACTCCCTCGCCGCCTACGAGCGCCAGCGCGCCGAGACCGGTGAACTCCTCGGCGACCGGCTCGACCTCTACCAGATCCACTCGGTGACCCCGGACAGCCCGGCCCTCACCGACAAGGAACTGCAGGCCCGGCTCGCCGCGCTCGCCGCTGAAGGGGTAAGCGTCGGCCTCTCCACCAGCGGGCCCGCCCAGGCCGACGCGATCCGGGCCGCCCTCACCGTCACGGTCGACGGCGAACCCCTCTTCCGCACGGTCCAGGCCACCTACAACGCCCTGGAGACCTCCGCCGGCCCGGCGCTCGCCGAGGCCCATGACGCGGGCCTCACCGTCATCGTCAAGGAGGCCATGGCCAACGGCCGGCTCGCCGGCACCGAGGCCCCCGCCGTGGTCCGGGAGATCGCGGGCGAGGAGGGGCTCGGCAGCGACGCGGTCGCACTGGCGCTGGTACTGCACCAGCCGTGGGCCGGCGTCGTCCTCTCCGGCGCGGCGACCGTGGGCCAGCTCTCCGGCAACCTCCACGCGGCCGTCCTGGACCTCGACGAGGAGCGGCGGGCCCGGCTGGACGCGCTGGTGGAGGAGCCGGAGGCGTACTGGCGCCACCGCGCGTCCCTCCCGTGGAGCTGA
- a CDS encoding L,D-transpeptidase family protein, with amino-acid sequence MRRLLATCSVLLALGGLVGAARPPLATAPLPVRLADTGGGTQLITAVAAGTGSTTGTVTWWDLRAGRWVEAGSAPARFGANGLTEGATREQGTNTTPTGLYDLPYAFGTQAAPSGTRYPYRRATSASWWCEDNEARDYNRWVEPLPSDCRASESERLTAYPTQYARALVVGFNYAKPVRGRGAGIFLHVNGNGATAGCVSVPAASMDRVLAWADPARRPHIAIGTRSGPTAITRY; translated from the coding sequence ATGCGAAGACTTCTGGCGACCTGTTCCGTTCTGCTCGCTCTCGGCGGCCTGGTCGGTGCCGCGCGACCGCCGTTGGCCACCGCCCCGCTGCCGGTGCGGCTGGCCGACACCGGGGGCGGTACGCAGTTGATCACCGCGGTGGCGGCCGGGACCGGGTCCACCACGGGGACAGTGACCTGGTGGGATCTGCGCGCCGGGCGGTGGGTGGAGGCCGGGTCGGCGCCGGCCAGGTTCGGGGCGAACGGGCTGACCGAGGGGGCGACACGCGAGCAGGGGACGAACACGACGCCCACCGGGCTGTACGACCTGCCGTACGCCTTCGGGACCCAGGCGGCCCCCTCGGGCACCCGCTATCCCTACCGCCGGGCGACCAGCGCCTCGTGGTGGTGCGAGGACAACGAGGCCCGCGACTACAACCGCTGGGTGGAGCCGCTGCCTTCGGACTGCCGGGCCTCCGAGTCCGAGCGGCTGACCGCGTATCCGACGCAGTACGCCCGGGCGCTCGTCGTCGGGTTCAACTACGCCAAGCCCGTACGGGGCCGGGGCGCCGGGATCTTTCTGCATGTCAACGGCAACGGCGCGACCGCCGGCTGCGTCTCCGTACCGGCGGCCTCGATGGACCGCGTCCTGGCCTGGGCCGACCCGGCGCGCAGGCCGCACATCGCGATCGGGACCCGGTCGGGCCCGACCGCGATCACGCGCTACTGA
- a CDS encoding helix-turn-helix domain-containing protein, producing the protein MTLDREQVLRSAAALLTRRSTATMDEVAKAAGIGRATLHRHFAGRDALVRALEELGIQEFEAALDAAALDEGTAEEALRRFVAAVEPSAGLLSFLVTENQLFEGDEQNDGWDRLDARVAAFFRRGQERGEIRIDLTPAWLTEALYGLIGTAAWAVQVGRVAAQDFQFMIVELLLGGARRSVEQ; encoded by the coding sequence ATGACTCTTGATCGTGAGCAGGTGCTGCGCAGTGCCGCCGCCCTGCTGACCCGCAGATCCACCGCCACCATGGACGAGGTCGCCAAGGCGGCGGGCATCGGCCGCGCCACCCTGCACCGGCACTTCGCCGGACGGGACGCCCTGGTCAGGGCGTTGGAGGAGCTGGGCATCCAGGAGTTCGAAGCGGCGCTCGACGCCGCCGCGCTGGACGAGGGCACCGCCGAGGAGGCGCTGCGCCGGTTCGTCGCGGCCGTCGAGCCCAGCGCCGGGCTGCTGTCCTTCCTCGTGACCGAGAATCAGCTCTTCGAGGGCGACGAGCAGAACGACGGCTGGGACCGGCTGGACGCCCGGGTCGCCGCCTTCTTCCGGCGCGGCCAGGAGCGCGGCGAGATCCGTATCGACCTGACCCCCGCCTGGCTGACCGAGGCCCTCTACGGGCTCATCGGCACCGCCGCGTGGGCCGTCCAGGTGGGCCGGGTCGCCGCCCAGGACTTCCAGTTCATGATCGTCGAGTTGCTGCTCGGCGGCGCACGCCGGAGCGTGGAGCAATGA
- a CDS encoding 1-acyl-sn-glycerol-3-phosphate acyltransferase has translation MSRLALIKAVLGPILRLMFRPRMEGIENIPGSGPVILAGNHLTFIDSMIMPICCDRPVFFIGKDEYVTGKGLKGRLMAWFFTGVGMIPVDRDGGRGGVAALMTGRRVLEEGKAFAIYPEGTRSPDGRLYRGRTGIARLTLMTGAPVVPFAMIGTDKLQPGGSGLPRPGKVTVRFGEPMEFSRYEGMDRDRYVLRAVTDSVMAEVMRLSGQEYVDMYATKAKAA, from the coding sequence TTGTCCCGACTCGCACTCATCAAGGCAGTGCTCGGACCGATCCTGCGTCTGATGTTCCGTCCGCGGATGGAGGGCATCGAGAACATCCCGGGGTCCGGGCCGGTGATTCTGGCGGGAAACCATCTGACGTTCATCGACTCGATGATCATGCCGATCTGCTGCGACCGGCCGGTGTTCTTCATCGGCAAGGACGAGTACGTGACGGGCAAGGGCCTCAAGGGCCGGCTGATGGCCTGGTTCTTCACGGGCGTCGGCATGATCCCGGTGGACCGGGACGGCGGCCGCGGCGGTGTCGCGGCGCTGATGACGGGCCGCCGGGTGCTGGAAGAGGGCAAGGCGTTCGCGATCTACCCGGAGGGCACCCGCTCCCCCGACGGCCGGCTCTACCGGGGCCGTACGGGCATCGCCCGGCTGACGCTGATGACGGGCGCCCCGGTGGTCCCGTTCGCGATGATCGGCACGGACAAGCTCCAGCCGGGCGGCTCCGGTCTGCCCCGGCCGGGCAAGGTCACGGTCCGCTTCGGTGAGCCGATGGAGTTCTCGCGCTACGAGGGCATGGACCGCGACCGCTATGTGCTGCGGGCGGTGACGGACTCGGTGATGGCCGAGGTGATGCGGCTGTCCGGCCAGGAGTACGTCGACATGTACGCGACGAAGGCCAAGGCCGCCTGA
- the argH gene encoding argininosuccinate lyase produces the protein MSNGNGNGDVRLWGARFADGPAEALARLSASVHFDWRLAPYDIAGSRAHARVLNKAGLLTEDELARMTAGLDRLEADVADGSFTGTIADEDVHTALERGLLERLGPDLGGKLRAGRSRNDQIATLFRMYLRDHARIIGGLIADLQDALVGLAEAHPDVAMPGRTHLQHAQPVLFAHHVLAHVQSLSRDAERLRQWDERTAVSPYGSGALAGSSLGLDPEAVAADLGFEHGSVGNSIDGTASRDFVAEFAFVTAMIGVNLSRIAEEIIIWNTKEFSFVTLHDAFSTGSSIMPQKKNPDIAELARGKSGRLIGNLTGLMATLKALPLAYNRDLQEDKEPVFDSCDQLEVLLPAFTGMMATLTVNRARMEELAPAGFSLATDIAEWLVKKGVPFRVAHEVAGECVKECEHHGIELGELTDEQFAKISEHLTPEVRTVLDVAGALASRSGRGGTAPSAVAVQLAELKADLAVQRAWADARK, from the coding sequence GTGAGCAACGGCAACGGCAACGGCGATGTACGTCTCTGGGGCGCCCGCTTCGCCGACGGTCCGGCCGAGGCGCTGGCGCGGCTTTCCGCGTCCGTCCACTTCGACTGGCGGCTCGCGCCGTACGACATCGCCGGCTCCCGTGCCCACGCCCGTGTGCTCAACAAGGCCGGGCTGCTCACCGAGGACGAGCTGGCGCGGATGACCGCCGGGCTCGACCGGCTCGAGGCCGATGTCGCCGACGGGTCCTTCACCGGCACCATCGCCGACGAGGACGTGCACACCGCTCTGGAGCGCGGGCTGCTGGAGCGGCTCGGGCCCGACCTCGGTGGCAAGCTGCGGGCCGGGCGGTCCCGGAACGACCAGATCGCCACGCTCTTCCGGATGTATCTGCGGGACCACGCCCGCATCATCGGCGGACTGATCGCCGACCTCCAGGACGCCCTGGTCGGCCTCGCCGAGGCGCACCCGGACGTGGCCATGCCCGGGCGTACGCACCTCCAGCACGCGCAGCCGGTGCTCTTCGCCCACCACGTCCTGGCCCATGTGCAGTCCCTGTCCCGGGACGCGGAGCGGCTGCGGCAGTGGGACGAGCGGACAGCGGTCTCCCCGTACGGCTCCGGCGCGCTCGCCGGGTCCTCGCTCGGGCTCGACCCGGAGGCGGTCGCCGCCGATCTGGGCTTCGAGCACGGTTCGGTCGGCAACTCCATCGACGGCACGGCCTCGCGGGACTTCGTCGCCGAGTTCGCCTTCGTCACCGCGATGATCGGCGTCAACCTCTCCCGGATCGCCGAGGAGATCATCATCTGGAACACGAAGGAGTTCTCCTTCGTCACCCTGCACGACGCCTTCTCCACCGGCTCCTCGATCATGCCGCAGAAGAAGAACCCCGACATCGCCGAGCTGGCGCGGGGCAAGTCCGGGCGGCTCATCGGCAACCTGACCGGGCTGATGGCCACGCTGAAGGCCCTCCCGCTCGCGTACAACCGCGACCTCCAGGAGGACAAGGAGCCGGTCTTCGACTCCTGCGACCAGCTGGAGGTACTGCTGCCCGCCTTCACCGGCATGATGGCGACCCTCACCGTCAACCGCGCACGCATGGAGGAGCTGGCCCCGGCCGGGTTCTCGCTCGCCACCGACATCGCCGAGTGGCTGGTCAAGAAGGGCGTGCCGTTCCGTGTCGCCCACGAGGTCGCCGGCGAGTGCGTCAAGGAGTGCGAGCACCACGGCATCGAGCTCGGCGAGCTGACGGACGAGCAGTTCGCGAAGATCTCCGAACACCTCACCCCCGAGGTCCGCACGGTCCTCGACGTCGCCGGCGCGCTCGCCTCCCGCAGCGGCCGCGGCGGCACGGCGCCCTCCGCCGTCGCCGTCCAGCTGGCCGAGCTCAAGGCCGACCTGGCCGTGCAGCGCGCCTGGGCGGACGCACGCAAGTAG
- a CDS encoding arginine repressor — translation MTEAQDSEHGGPSVPQTRTARHRRIVDILNRQPVRSQSQLAKLLADDGLSVTQATLSRDLDELGAVKIRNTGGELIYAVPSEGGFRTPQAPLGGSAKEERMRRLSAELLISAEASANLVVLRTPPGAAQFLASAIDQAELHDILGTIAGDDTLMLISRDPAGGQALADHLLRLAQNER, via the coding sequence ATGACCGAGGCGCAGGATTCCGAACACGGGGGGCCGTCCGTGCCGCAGACCCGCACGGCACGCCACCGCCGGATCGTGGACATCCTCAACCGGCAGCCGGTGCGCTCGCAGAGCCAGCTGGCCAAGCTCCTCGCGGACGACGGGCTGAGCGTCACACAGGCGACGCTCTCCCGGGATCTGGACGAGCTGGGCGCGGTGAAGATCCGCAACACCGGCGGCGAGCTGATCTACGCGGTGCCGAGCGAGGGCGGATTCCGCACCCCGCAGGCACCGCTGGGCGGTTCGGCCAAGGAGGAGCGGATGCGGCGGCTCTCCGCCGAACTGCTCATCTCGGCCGAGGCCTCGGCCAACCTCGTGGTGCTGCGCACGCCTCCGGGCGCCGCCCAGTTCCTCGCCTCGGCGATCGACCAGGCCGAACTGCACGACATCCTCGGCACCATCGCAGGCGACGACACGCTGATGCTGATCAGCCGCGACCCGGCCGGCGGCCAGGCGCTCGCCGACCATCTGCTGCGGCTCGCGCAGAACGAGCGCTGA
- a CDS encoding sigma-70 family RNA polymerase sigma factor, protein MDENAYLAARFEENRARLNAVAYRMLGSATEAEDAVQEAWIRLGRSDGSAIENLPGWLTTVVGRVCLDMLRSRRSRREEPLEAGAPDGPGVERAPAPGPGGDPEQQALMADSVGLALLVVLETLDPAERLALVLHDMFAVPFDEIARIVDRTPAAARQLASRARRRVRGADPAPDPGAARRREVVDAFLAAARNGDFDALVAVLDPDVVVRTEDAAGVSSAVRGAANVARQAIMFAPFARSARFALADGAPAVISALEGRRFSVMRFTIEDGKVSELFVIRDPALLPGLDLTLLDNGDD, encoded by the coding sequence GTGGACGAGAACGCATATCTGGCGGCGCGCTTCGAGGAGAACCGGGCGCGGCTGAACGCGGTGGCGTACCGGATGCTCGGTTCCGCCACCGAGGCGGAGGACGCGGTCCAGGAGGCCTGGATCCGGCTCGGCCGCTCCGACGGCTCCGCCATCGAGAACCTGCCCGGCTGGCTGACGACCGTCGTCGGACGGGTCTGCCTGGACATGCTGCGCTCCCGCCGCTCCCGCCGCGAGGAACCCCTGGAGGCCGGGGCGCCCGACGGCCCGGGCGTCGAACGGGCGCCGGCCCCCGGCCCCGGCGGCGACCCCGAGCAGCAGGCGCTGATGGCCGACTCGGTGGGCCTGGCCCTCCTCGTCGTGCTCGAAACCCTCGACCCGGCCGAGCGCCTGGCCCTCGTGCTGCACGACATGTTCGCCGTGCCCTTCGACGAGATCGCCCGGATCGTGGACCGCACCCCGGCCGCCGCCCGGCAGCTCGCCAGCCGGGCCCGCCGCCGGGTGCGGGGCGCCGACCCGGCACCCGACCCCGGCGCGGCCCGCCGGCGCGAGGTCGTCGACGCCTTTCTGGCCGCGGCCCGCAACGGTGACTTCGACGCGCTGGTCGCCGTCCTGGACCCGGACGTGGTGGTCCGCACCGAGGACGCGGCCGGAGTCTCCTCGGCGGTGCGCGGCGCGGCGAACGTGGCGCGCCAGGCCATCATGTTCGCGCCCTTCGCCCGGTCGGCACGGTTCGCGCTGGCCGACGGCGCCCCGGCCGTCATCTCCGCACTGGAGGGCCGGCGCTTCTCGGTCATGCGGTTCACGATCGAGGACGGGAAGGTGAGCGAACTGTTCGTGATCAGGGATCCGGCGCTGCTGCCCGGCCTGGACCTGACGCTCCTCGACAACGGGGACGACTGA
- a CDS encoding MFS transporter, translating to MSTVEQRPEPPVEPYRPGRWIALSVLVLAVLLVAVDATVLGLATPFLSEDLEPTGTQLLWIGDVYSFVIAGLLVSMGSLGDRIGRKKLLLCGATAFGAVSVLNAYAGTPEMMILARALLGVAGATLMPSTLALIRNLFHDARERSLAIGIWGAMASAGAAVGPVVGGFLLEHFWWGSVFLINLPVMAVLVVVGIKMIPESKNPAPGPWDLASVALSLVGMIGVVYAIKELAAHGGSWQVALAGVGGVVALIWFVRRQFHLPAPLLDMRLFHHRGFSGAVLADLLTILGLSGLVFFLSQFLQLVQGRGPLEAGLAELPAAVGAVTAGLLAGTVARRFSVRSVVAGGLGAIGLSLAAVAAVHKDTAYPLIGALLLVVGVGAGFAFTVTSDVILSSVPKEHAGSASAVSETAYELGAALGIALLGSIVTGAYQGFNAPPGTPPAVSSAAHESLGGAVEAAKVLPQQQATELVSAAQAAFVDGLGLAAGVGAVVLVATAVAAWFLLRGQELEEGIVHD from the coding sequence ATGAGCACCGTGGAACAGCGTCCGGAGCCGCCCGTCGAGCCCTACCGCCCCGGGCGGTGGATCGCGCTGTCCGTGCTCGTCCTGGCCGTCCTGCTGGTGGCCGTCGACGCCACCGTGCTCGGCCTGGCGACCCCGTTCCTCAGCGAGGACCTCGAACCGACCGGCACCCAGCTGCTCTGGATCGGTGACGTCTACTCCTTCGTCATCGCGGGGCTCCTGGTCTCCATGGGCAGCCTCGGCGACCGCATCGGCCGCAAGAAGCTGCTGCTGTGCGGCGCCACCGCCTTCGGCGCGGTCTCGGTGCTCAACGCATACGCGGGCACGCCCGAGATGATGATCCTGGCGCGAGCCCTGCTCGGCGTGGCCGGCGCCACCCTGATGCCCTCCACCCTCGCCCTGATCCGCAACCTCTTCCACGACGCGCGGGAGCGGAGCCTGGCGATCGGCATCTGGGGCGCGATGGCCTCGGCCGGCGCGGCCGTCGGGCCCGTCGTCGGCGGGTTCCTCCTGGAGCACTTCTGGTGGGGCTCGGTCTTCCTGATCAACCTGCCGGTCATGGCCGTGCTCGTGGTGGTCGGCATCAAGATGATCCCCGAGTCGAAGAACCCGGCACCCGGGCCGTGGGACCTGGCGAGCGTGGCGCTCTCCCTGGTCGGCATGATCGGGGTCGTCTACGCCATCAAGGAGCTGGCCGCGCACGGCGGGAGCTGGCAGGTCGCGCTCGCGGGCGTCGGCGGCGTCGTGGCGCTCATCTGGTTCGTACGCCGGCAGTTCCACCTGCCCGCGCCGCTGCTCGACATGCGGCTCTTCCACCACCGCGGGTTCTCCGGTGCCGTGCTCGCCGATCTGCTGACCATCCTGGGCCTGTCCGGCCTGGTCTTCTTCCTCTCCCAGTTCCTGCAACTGGTCCAGGGCCGCGGACCGCTGGAGGCCGGCCTGGCCGAACTGCCCGCGGCCGTCGGCGCGGTCACGGCCGGTCTGCTGGCCGGCACCGTCGCCCGCCGCTTCTCGGTACGGTCCGTGGTGGCCGGCGGCCTCGGCGCGATCGGCCTGTCACTGGCGGCGGTCGCCGCGGTCCACAAGGACACCGCCTACCCGCTGATCGGCGCGCTCCTCCTGGTCGTCGGCGTGGGCGCTGGCTTCGCGTTCACGGTGACGTCCGACGTGATCCTCTCCAGCGTCCCCAAGGAGCACGCGGGCTCGGCGTCCGCCGTCTCCGAGACGGCGTACGAGCTCGGCGCCGCCCTCGGCATCGCCCTGCTCGGCTCCATCGTCACCGGCGCCTACCAGGGCTTCAACGCCCCGCCGGGCACACCGCCCGCCGTCTCCTCGGCCGCCCATGAGTCGCTGGGCGGCGCGGTCGAGGCCGCCAAGGTGCTCCCGCAGCAGCAGGCGACCGAGCTGGTCTCCGCCGCCCAGGCCGCCTTCGTCGACGGGCTGGGGCTCGCCGCGGGCGTCGGCGCGGTGGTCCTGGTGGCGACGGCGGTCGCCGCCTGGTTCCTGCTGCGCGGCCAGGAGCTGGAGGAAGGCATCGTGCACGACTAG
- a CDS encoding glycerophosphodiester phosphodiesterase gives MTERAQAAPGRRTVMGVGAAVLGTAALGLNGTAHAAGTATAGKSGGHGGHRLDLPVPTVIGHRGTSGYRPEHTLGSYQLALDMGAHIVEQDLVPTRDGHLVCRHENDITATTDVADHPEFASRRTTKTVDGIALTGWFTEDFTLAELKTLRAKERIPGNRQKNTLYDGRWEIPTFEEVLRWADREGRRRGRPVWLYVETKHPTYFRGIGLGLEERLAKLLRRYGRHRAQSPLILQSFEPGSIQRLAKLVDTPRVVLLSGAGSKPWDFVVSGDPRTTDDLVKPAGLKWIASFAQGIGPTLDLIIPKDAAGRLAEPTTLVRDAHAKGLVLHPYTMRNENTFLPADFRRGTDPNAYGDAFGAFAAYFATGIDGIFSDNPDTALLAAADFTGK, from the coding sequence ATGACAGAGCGTGCGCAGGCCGCCCCCGGACGACGGACCGTCATGGGCGTGGGGGCCGCGGTACTCGGTACCGCCGCCCTCGGCCTGAACGGAACGGCCCATGCCGCCGGTACGGCCACCGCCGGCAAGTCCGGCGGGCACGGCGGCCACCGCCTCGACCTGCCGGTGCCCACCGTCATCGGACACCGCGGCACCAGCGGCTACCGGCCCGAGCACACGCTCGGCTCCTACCAGCTGGCCCTCGACATGGGCGCGCACATCGTCGAGCAGGACCTCGTGCCCACCCGGGACGGCCACCTCGTCTGCCGCCACGAGAACGACATCACGGCCACCACCGATGTCGCCGACCACCCCGAGTTCGCGAGTCGCAGAACGACGAAGACTGTCGACGGCATCGCCCTGACGGGCTGGTTCACCGAGGACTTCACGCTCGCCGAACTGAAGACACTCCGCGCCAAGGAGCGCATCCCCGGCAACCGCCAGAAGAACACCCTCTACGACGGCCGCTGGGAGATCCCCACCTTCGAGGAGGTCCTGCGCTGGGCCGACCGCGAGGGCCGCCGCCGCGGCAGGCCGGTCTGGCTGTACGTCGAGACCAAGCACCCCACCTACTTCCGCGGCATCGGCCTCGGGCTCGAGGAGCGGCTCGCCAAGCTGCTGCGCCGCTACGGCCGCCACCGCGCGCAGTCCCCGCTCATCCTCCAGTCCTTCGAGCCCGGCAGCATCCAGCGGCTGGCGAAGCTCGTCGACACCCCGCGCGTCGTCCTGCTCTCGGGCGCCGGGTCCAAGCCCTGGGACTTCGTGGTGTCCGGCGACCCCCGCACCACCGACGACCTGGTGAAGCCCGCCGGACTGAAGTGGATCGCGTCCTTCGCCCAGGGCATCGGGCCCACCCTGGACCTGATCATCCCCAAGGACGCCGCCGGCCGGCTGGCCGAGCCCACCACCCTGGTGCGGGACGCGCACGCCAAGGGCCTGGTCCTGCACCCGTACACCATGCGCAACGAGAACACCTTCCTGCCCGCCGACTTCCGGCGCGGCACGGACCCCAACGCCTACGGCGACGCGTTCGGCGCCTTCGCCGCGTACTTCGCCACCGGGATCGACGGGATCTTCTCCGACAACCCGGACACGGCGCTGCTCGCGGCGGCGGACTTCACCGGCAAGTAG